The Trichocoleus desertorum ATA4-8-CV12 genome window below encodes:
- the purT gene encoding formate-dependent phosphoribosylglycinamide formyltransferase produces MNAVPSRQEGQAWGTPLTSSGRRLMLLGSGELGKEVAIEAMRLGLEVIAVDFYANAPAMQIAHRSHEVDMLDGAKLRHLIEREKPDWIVPEVEAIATATLVELEQEGWRVIPTARATNLTMNREGIRRLAAEELRLKTSPYRFADSEAEYQQAIAELGLPCVVKPVMSSSGKGQSIVRTEAEIDAAWQYAQSGGRAQNRRIIVEGFVEFHTEITLLTVRAVDGTHFCPPIGHIQVDGDYRESWQPCPLNPETLEQCHAIGRQITEALGGWGLFGVELFIQGDPAGAQTVYFSEVSPRPHDTGMVTMISQNMSEFELHVRAIAGLPIGEIELIRPGASAVILASEAGDAPRYVGVDTALQVPTSKIRIFGKPLCHRQRRMGVALALGTTTDEARERAKASAAAVKIVV; encoded by the coding sequence ATGAATGCTGTGCCATCACGCCAGGAAGGCCAAGCCTGGGGAACCCCGTTAACCTCAAGTGGGCGACGCCTCATGCTGCTAGGCTCTGGAGAGTTGGGCAAAGAAGTGGCGATCGAGGCGATGCGGTTGGGGCTGGAGGTGATTGCGGTTGATTTCTATGCCAATGCCCCCGCGATGCAGATAGCGCATCGATCGCATGAAGTGGATATGCTAGACGGTGCGAAGTTGCGGCACTTAATTGAGCGGGAAAAGCCAGATTGGATTGTGCCCGAAGTGGAAGCGATCGCCACTGCAACCCTGGTAGAGCTAGAGCAGGAAGGCTGGCGCGTGATTCCCACCGCACGAGCCACAAACTTGACCATGAATCGTGAAGGCATTCGGCGGTTAGCGGCTGAGGAGCTGAGATTAAAGACTTCGCCTTATCGTTTTGCAGATAGCGAGGCGGAATATCAGCAGGCGATCGCGGAACTGGGGCTCCCTTGTGTCGTCAAACCTGTCATGAGTTCTTCGGGGAAGGGGCAAAGTATTGTCCGAACTGAGGCTGAAATTGATGCCGCTTGGCAATACGCCCAGTCGGGAGGCAGAGCCCAAAATCGCCGCATCATTGTGGAGGGCTTTGTTGAGTTCCACACCGAAATCACACTGCTGACGGTGCGCGCGGTCGATGGCACTCATTTTTGTCCCCCCATTGGGCACATTCAGGTAGATGGCGACTATCGAGAGTCTTGGCAACCTTGCCCGTTGAACCCAGAGACACTAGAGCAGTGTCATGCCATCGGTCGTCAAATTACCGAAGCCCTAGGAGGCTGGGGCCTTTTTGGGGTGGAGCTGTTTATTCAAGGTGATCCAGCGGGAGCGCAAACGGTTTATTTCAGTGAAGTCAGCCCTCGCCCCCACGATACAGGTATGGTGACGATGATTAGCCAGAATATGTCAGAGTTTGAGCTGCATGTCCGGGCGATCGCAGGACTGCCGATTGGCGAAATTGAACTGATTCGACCAGGAGCTTCCGCCGTGATTTTAGCGTCCGAAGCAGGTGATGCTCCTCGCTACGTCGGCGTGGATACCGCTTTACAAGTGCCTACCAGCAAGATTCGTATTTTTGGCAAGCCTTTGTGTCATCGCCAGCGACGCATGGGTGTTGCTTTAGCTTTAGGGACAACAACCGACGAAGCTAGAGAACGAGCCAAAGCTAGTGCAGCTGCCGTCAAAATTGTGGTGTAG